TCTGCGCGAGCACCCAGTGAATGCCGCTGATGGCGATGCCCGCGCGCGCCGCGGACTCGCGAATGCGCTCGCGCTCACCGGCGGTGACGTCGGTGACGTGCTTGCAGAGCGTAAATGGCGCCACCTCGACGCCGTCGTAGCCGGCCTTCGCGCACCACGTGAGAACGTCGGCGAGTTTCCAGTTCTGAAACGTCTCGTTGCAGATGGCAAACTTCATCGGTCAAGGCTCCGGGTTTGGAGTTCCGAGTTCAAGGTTCAATCCTCGATCGATGCGAATCACGATGGCATGAAGGACACGAAGGCGGAAGCTACCAGCCGCGACCCCGCAGGTCTGAAGATCGAAGCGGCGGAGAACTGCGCGGTCTGCGGGAAATCCACAATCCGGGCGTGCGGAAGCCGTGAGCCACACGGGGATTGGCGAACCGGCGAGCTACGGATTTGGAACCGACGACGGCTTCGGGATGAGCCCGGTTTGAAGGTTCAGTGCGATCTGCTTGTCAATCTCTGCCGCGAGGTCGATATCGGTGCCGCCCCAGCGGGTGCGGACTTGGGTGATGACCTGCACCTGCGTCGGCTTGACATCCGTGACGCTGACCCACACGGCCCGCTCGTTGCACTTCGCGAAAAAGGAGTGGTTGACGACATTCTCTGAGTGGATCACACCGTTGTCCTTGAGCGCCTGTCGCGCGGCATCTAAGACACGTTGCAACGGGAACTCGTAAAGGCTCACCAGCTTGTCCTTGCGGAAGGGCACGGCCGCTTTCGTGTGTCCGTCTACCGTCGCGATGCAACCAGTGTGCAGGAGCACCGCGGCGAGGACGGCTACGAGCGCGGCAGGCGGAAGAGAGTGTCTCAATTTCATTGTGGGGACTATGCAAGCCGATGCCCGCCGCGAGCGTCAAGCCAAACCTTGCGAAACCGGCCCCGGCGCGGCTCCCGACATTGGACCGGTCCGTTCCCGCAATCGCTCCACCACCCCGGTTTCGCATCATGCATTGGAGACCTCTGCAACACGTGTAGCGTCGAGGCTGCGCCTCGACGGAACCTGCCAGAGTCCTCGGAACGTCCGGCCACAGGCCGGACACTACACCGGCGCAAGATGGGTTTTGCAGAGGTCTCCATTGCGCATTTCGCACCACCGGACCACTGCGCGCTTCCTCCCGACTCCCACCCCTGTTACAACCACGCGCATGCAAGCCGTCCTCAGCTACCTTCGCGCGAACGAGCGGCGGTTCATCGCGGAACTTTCCGCCTACGTCCGCTTCCCGAGCGTCTCCGCGCAACCGCAGCACCGCGACGACCTCCAGCGCTGCGCGGAGTGGCTGACCGAGCATTGCCGCATGCTCGGACTTGACGCGACCCTCCACGCCACGCCCGGCAACCCCATCCTGCTCGCGCGCACGCCGCGCAAGAAGGGCTCGCGCAAGAAACACTTCGTCGTCTACGGCCACTACGACGTGCAGCCACCGGAGCCGTTCGAGTTGTGGAAGTCCCCGCCGTTCGAGCCGCGCATCGAGGGACGCAACATGTTCGCGCGCGGCGCGAGCGACAACAAGGGGCAGAACTTCGCGCACCTCAAGGCCGCCGAGGCGTTCCTGAAGACCAGCACCGAGCTGCCCGTGGACCTCACGTTCGTCATCGAGGGCGAGGAGGAAGTCGGCTGTGAAAACCTCGCGCCGTTCCTCCGCAAGCATCGCGAACGCCTCAAGTGCGACGG
This window of the Verrucomicrobiota bacterium genome carries:
- a CDS encoding DUF3568 family protein; this encodes MKLRHSLPPAALVAVLAAVLLHTGCIATVDGHTKAAVPFRKDKLVSLYEFPLQRVLDAARQALKDNGVIHSENVVNHSFFAKCNERAVWVSVTDVKPTQVQVITQVRTRWGGTDIDLAAEIDKQIALNLQTGLIPKPSSVPNP